ATTTTTTTCCTCCCGTTTTCTATATTTTTTTGCACCCGGCCTGCCCCCCATATTTTCCGACCATATTGTCCATCCAGCCCGTAAAAGATTTTTTTGCCTGCCTGTACAGGGCCAAATTCTTTATTCCATACATGGATCATGGCGGAAATTACGTTTATAATAAGGGAAATGTGAACGATGCCGGGGGTGTAGAAGATGAAGATAGTCGTGGCGCCCGATTCTTTCAAGGGCAGTCTATCGGCCACCCGGGTGGCAGAATGTATCGGGGCGGGAATCGAAAAAGCCGACCCGGAGATCGAGGTCAGGATGGTTCCCATCGCCGACGGTGGAGAAGGAACGGTGGAAGCCGTGCTGAAAGCAGCCGGGGGGAAAATTATCGAGACCTCGGTTACCGGCCCCTTGGGTACACGCATCCCTTCTTTCTTCGGAGTACTGGAAGACGGCCCAACGGCCATAATCGAAATCGCCGCCGCTGCCGGCCCGGGGCTGGTTCCCGGGGAAAGCAGAAACCCGCTTCTGGCCACCAGCCACGGGGTGGGTGAACTCATCCTTGAGGCCCTCAATGAAGGATGCTCGGAAATCATCGTGGGGCTGGGCGGTAGTATCACCAATGACGGTGGCATGGGGATGGCTCGCGCTCTCGGTGTTGTGTTTCATGACCGATGCGGTGCAGAGATCGGCTCCGGGAGGGGAGAGGATCTGGAGAAGGTTGCAACCATGAGCATGGACAATATCGATCCGCGCCTGAAGGAGACGCGGATTGTTGGCGCCTGTGACGTGAACAATCCATTTTACGGGCCGGAAGGTGCCGCTTCTGTTTTTGCCCCGC
This sequence is a window from Bacillota bacterium. Protein-coding genes within it:
- a CDS encoding glycerate kinase is translated as MKIVVAPDSFKGSLSATRVAECIGAGIEKADPEIEVRMVPIADGGEGTVEAVLKAAGGKIIETSVTGPLGTRIPSFFGVLEDGPTAIIEIAAAAGPGLVPGESRNPLLATSHGVGELILEALNEGCSEIIVGLGGSITNDGGMGMARALGVVFHDRCGAEIGSGRGEDLEKVATMSMDNIDPRLKETRIVGACDVNNPFYGPEGAASVFAPQKGADEDGVRFLDRGLKKFAGVIAREMGIDLQDIPGSGAAGGMAGGLLAFAGAILKPGMEILSEICNLEKEIAAADMVVTGEGQTDAQTAYGKVPVGVAAIANRYNIPVICLSGGLGDGFEEIYKHGITAAFSCINNAMTLEEAMAGTEKLLAQAVFDITRLARACPVDQHRPRRIDIL